In Vibrio mangrovi, the DNA window CCGCCTTTTGCTGTAATCCCCATGGCTTTATGATCATAACCATTAGAACCACCGGATGCAAATGCATCCCCCAGCCAGAAACCGTAAGCTTCAGAAACCGAGTTTGCAATATCTGAAAATGTTGCAGTTCCTTTGTCTGCGGCAACAACTAAGTACGGGTCATCCGGATCGTGTCGGACGACATCAACCGGTGGAATAACTTCGCCTTCTTTAATGTTGTCTGTAATATCCAGCAATCCCTGAATAAACTGGCGGTAACAACGTTGCCCTTCAGCAAAAATTTCATCGCGGTTACTGAACAGATACTGTTTCTTACAGATGAAACCACCTTTCGCACCAACCGGAACAATCACCGTATTTTTAACCTGCTGGGCTTTCACTAATCCCAGGATCTCGGTACGGAAATCTTCTTGTCGGTCTGACCAGCGTAATCCACCCCGGGCAACTTTACCGCCACGCAGATGCACACCTTCAATATCCGGTGCATAAACAAATATTTCATAAGCCGGAACCGGAGCCGGAATATCAGGAATATCACGGGGACTAAGTTTCATCGACAACCAGGGCTTTGGCTGCCCATGAGCATCGGTCTGGAAATAGTTCGTGCGCAATGTTGCCTGAATCATTTCCATGTATCGACGCAGAATCCGGTCATCATCCAGACTTTCAACGTCTTCAAGCTGGGCAGAAATATCATTAACCTGTTTTTCAAATGTCCGCTCTCTCTTCTGTTCATCAAGAGCAGGATTGAAACGTTCAGCAAATAGTTCAACCAAGCCTTTTGCCAGTTGCGGATAATGGTTGAGTGTATCTTCAATATACTGTTGACTGAATGGGAAACCGACCTGCCGCATATAACGGGCATAAGATCTCAGGATAGAGACTTCTCTTCCCGTCAGGGAAGCACTCAGTACCAGCCGGTTAAATCCATCATTATCCAGTTCACCCCGCCAGATCGCAGCAAAAGCCTGCTGGAAACGATCCCTTGACTCCCGGATATCGATCGCCATTTCCGTCTTATGCAACATCGAGAAATCAAGTATCCAATAGGTCTGTCCATTGGTTTTATCAACTTCATAAGGAGATTCGCCAATGACCCGGAGCCCCAGATTTTCAAGCATTGGCATAACGTCGGACAGATGAATCGGTTCATCCCGGTGATAGAGTTTTAGTTTGACGACTTTAGAACTGCTATCTTCCTCCTGTGGACGATAAAACAGCATTCCCAGTTTATGATCTTCACTCAGAGATTCCAGCCGTTCGATATCCGCAACAGCAGTGCCCGGCATCATGGCTTCTTTATAGGAGCGAGGGAAAGCCCGCATATACTCTTTCGAGAGTGGTAATCCTTTACTTTCACCCAAGTTGGCCACAATCGCTTCAGATAACCGGTCATCCCAGCTGGTTGAAGCTTCCATCAGATTCTGCTCTATTTTTTTCACATCAATATCCATATTGTTGTTATCGACCCGCACAATATAGTGCGTACGGGCTAAAGGACTCTCTGAGAAATAAACTGTGTAATCAACCGGTTGTTTCGATTCAAAATAGTCGGCGAGCACGGCTTGTGTTTTCTTCCGTAGCTCAGTCGTATGACGATCCCTTGAGACATAAACCATACAGCTGAAAAAACGTCCGAAAGGATCTTTACGGACAAACAGACGTAACAGATCCCGATCCTGCATCTGTACGACGCCCATCCCGACTTCCAGTAACTCTTCTTCACTTGCCTGAAGCAGTTCATCCCGTGGATAATTCTCAAGAATATTATGCAGGGCTTTATAAGAGTATGCTCCTTCCCGGTAGCCGCTGGCAGCAAGGATCCGCCCGGCTTTTTCCCGGATCAGCGGAATACTGCCAATCGTCTGATTATATACGGCTGAAGTATATAAGCCGGTGAAACGATGTTCCCCGATAACTTTGCCATTCTTATCGAATTTCTTGATCCCGACATAGTCGGTATAAGCCGGACGGTGGATCCGGGACTGTCCATTTCCCTTCGTCAGGATCAACAGAAATGGTTTGGTTGCTTCCAGCCGGGCTGAATCTGAAAAATCAGAGAGCTTCACCCCTCGAACCCGAGCCGGATCAGAGAAAAGTCCAAGTCCTGCGTCATCTGTAGGACGCAGCTCCCCACCTTCCACCGTATCGATCAGATCATATTCTTTATATCCCATAAAGGTAAAATTATGGTTCGCTAACCACCGCAAAAACTCAATGGTTTCTGAAAAACGTTCAGCATCGATCGGTATCTGCTTTTTCTGTTTTTCCAGTTGCTGAATAACATGGTTGAGTTGTTTAACCATCGGCGTCCAGTCTCTGACGACCAGAGAAGTATCGGCAATAACCCGGATAATTTCATCGTGCAGGTGTTTTATTTTCTGACTATCGGTCAGGCGATCGACTTCGATATGGAACATCGAATGTAGTTCACCCTCACCCTGACCAATACTGAGAATTTTATCATTATTATCACGTTGTATCGGGGCCGGGCCATGAAGCATTAAATGACAGGCAAGATCCAGACGGCTCAAAACCATCTTGATGGAATCAACTAAAAATGGTGTATCGGGAACAACGACTTCAATAATAGTATGGGTTGACTGCCATCCATGTTTGCTGACAACCGGATTAAAGACTTTCACAGATTGTTCCGTAATCTTCGCTTCGTTTAAATGATGCCAAAGACTAATCACGGCACCGTACAAATCAGACTCCGTCCGATTAATCAGGTCGTCCTGTGAAATGTTATTGAAAAGATGCTGCGCAAGTTGCTTGACGACAGTATGCTGCTCGGAATCTAACTTCGTTTGGATCAGTTGGAATACTTTCTCGACTAAAACTGGCTGTAATGTGTCGCGTGAACCCATAGAAACCTCATCTATTACTGGATTACTCGTTATTTTTATTAGTTTATGCGTTAAGCATAATAGTTCCGTAAAAGAAACAACTGAATTGTGAATTAATTTTGATAAAAATTAACTAATTTGCATCACAAAAGAGAAAATGTGTTGCGTTAATGTCAAATTAATTCGAGTCTCTGGAATTTATGCTGTTCATCTGTCGTCAGACGAAACCGACCTTTCAACCCGAACTGGGTCAGATATGGACGGAAGTGAGTCGCAGGAAGTTGAAGGGTTAGACCATTGTCCGTTCTGACCACAATGTGACTTGCCGAGCCGGAATAGTGAGCAAGATATTCCTGATAAGGAATATGAATGGAAAAATAAAAATACTTCATCGGCGTAAAACAACCGTGGCAATACCTGCCACGGTCTTTCCTTATCTTAAGCAAACGATACGATTAAGCTTCCAGTGCTTTGGTCACTTTTTCATATAGATCTTTTGCCAGATCATCCATATTAAGTAAAGCTTCTAACTCTTGCTTCATTAATTTCTGGCGCGTTTCATCATAACGTTTATATTTCAGCAACGGATCAACCAAACGTGAAGCAACCTGAGGATTGGTAGCATTTAATTTCTGTAAAATTTCACCGGCAAAACGGTAACCTGCACCAGATTTATCATGGAACCGGGCTGGGTTCTGATTCAAAAATGAACCAATCAGACTCCGGATACGATTTGGATTTTTCAGCGTGAAGGCTTCATGATTCATAGCATTCTGAATCACGGTCAACGTATCTTTCGCCGGGTTGGTTCCCTGTAGTGCAAACCATTTATCCATAACCAGTCCATCATGTTTCCACTTAGCACTATAGTCATCCATCAACGTTTCACGGCAAGTCAACTCGGCTTGATTCGCTGCCGACATCGCTGCCATCGTATCCGTCATATTATTTGCATTCTGATATTGAGCCTGAACCAGAGATTCCCCTTGTTCCGTCAAAGCCAAATAAGATAAACAGGTATTTCTTAAAGAACGCTGACCAATCGCCGGATGCTCAATAGTATATTCATCCTGCTTCAGCGAGTGATAAAGTGCCGAAAACTCATCCTGTAATTCCTGACCTAAAGAGATTTTGATTGAGTGAAGAACTGACTCAATTGCGTCAACATCAACAGAATCAAACCAGCCTGACACTTCATTATGGTTTGGTAATGCCAGCATTTCTGCAATAAATGCATGTTCCAGAGATGGATCAAGCAATACACCCCGGAATGCATCAATAACAGACTCCGGCAGTTCAACTGACTGTTCCTGTTGTACCCGCTCAATATTTGAACGAATATATTTCCCGATCAACATTTGTCCGGCATCCCAACGGGCAAATTCATTTTTCGCATGCACCATCAAAAATGCCAGTTCTTCGTCACGGTAATCATAAACGAGTTTAACCGGTGCAGAGAAATCTCTAAGCAAGGAGACAATCGGCTGACTTGTGACCGATTCAAATACAAACGACTGCTCGGTTTCAGTGATATCCAGAACATCAGAGACAGCCTTTCCGTTACACTGTAACTCAATGATATTTCCCTGTTGGTCATAAATTTCTATACCTAAAGGAATATGAAGTGCCTGCTTTTCTTTTTGATCTGCGGTTGATGCCGTGTGTTGTCTGACTGATAAAGTAAATGTCTTATCTGCTTCATGATAAACACTACTGACCCGCAGTTCAGGAGTACCAGACTGGCTGTACCATAAGCGGAACTGTTTCAAATCGACACCGGAAGCATCTTCCATTGCCGAAACAAAATCTTCGCATGTGGCTGCCGTACCGTCATGGCGTTCGAAATAAAGCTTCATCCCTTTCTGAAAGTTACTTTCTCCCAGTAAAGTATGAATCATACGAATCACTTCACTCCCTTTTTCATATACGGTCAGAGTATAGAAGTTATTCATCTCAATAACTTTTTCAGGACGAATCGGATGTGACATCGGTGATGCGTCTTCGGCAAATTGTGGCCCACGAATAATCCGGACATTATGAATCCGGTTTACAGCTCTGGACCCCAGATCCGAAGAAAATTCCTGATCACGAAAAACAGTCAACCCTTCTTTCAGACTCAGTTGGAACCAGTCCCGGCAGGTTACACGATTCCCGGTCCAGTTATGAAAATATTCATGACCGATAACAGCTTCAATTCCCAGATAGTCATTGTCTGTAGCGGTCTGGTCATTGGCCAGAACAAACTTGGAGTTAAAAACATTTAACCCTTTATTTTCCATAGCTCCCATATTAAAGAAGTCAACGGCCACCACCATATAGATATCCAGGTCGTATTCCAGCCCGAATCGCTGTTCATCCCATTTCATTGCATTAATCAAAGAGCGCATTGCATGGTGTGCACGATCCAGATTACCTTTATCAACGAATATTTCTAACGCAACATTACGTCCGGAAACAGTCTGGTAGCTATCCCGAAGAACATCGAAATCACCGGCAACCAATGCAAACAGATAAGACGGTTTCGGATGTGGGTCTTCCCAACGTACCCAGGATTTTCCATCTTCAGTTACACCTTCTTCAACTTTGTTGCCGTTGCTGAGGAGATAAGGATAATTTTGTGGTGCAATAATTGTCGTTGTATAACGAGCCAGAACATCCGGTCGATCCAGATAATAGGTGATCCGGCGGAACCCTTCTGCTTCACATTGTGTACAGAATGCCCCATCAGACAGATACAGCCCTTCCAGAGCAGTATTCTCTGCCGGATTAATCAGTGTTTCAATTTGTAGCTCAAATTCAGCAGGAAGATCATTCAGTTCAAGAGTCGTATCCACAACCTGATAATGGCTCCATGGTTGCTGGTTCACCTGAACACTCACCAACTCCATATTCTCCCCATCTAAAATCAGCTGATTTGTCTGCTGTAACTGTTTTACCTGAGAAATGGCAACAACCCGGGTTTGGCTTTCATGAAGATCAAAGGTGAGATTAATATCGGTAATCGTATGAGAAGGCGACTGATAATCTTTACGATATTTGGCTTGAAGCGTACTTGCCATCTTGAATCCTTTTGAGTTAACGATACAAAACCGCACACCGGCATCATACCAGCAAGTGTACGGTTTTCTTCAGACACGGAACGTCCTCCGTTCCTATAGATAGAGCTACTCTAGGCGATTCTTATGCAATTCTCAATGACTGACGTGAGATTATCTCGTTATTCAACTGTTTCCACAAATAAACACTCCTCATCAGATCTGAAAACAACATTCACTGGACCCGATTCAAAACAGCAACCATGGCTCCGTTTTCAAAATTCAGGGTCAGTTGATCAGAATTGATATGAAAACGGGTATCGTGTTCTCCCTGTTCGTATAATAAAACCAGATGATCATTTTCCGTATAGTAAACACCGTTATGAACCACTTCATGTCCCCGGTCATCACTGGAACGAATAAAAAATAAGAAATCAGGTTGCAGTACAAGCTGAATCTGTGTCACTCCGACTTCATCCAGTTCCGAACCGGACAGACTCTGACTCTGCCAGTAACCAACCAGTGACCGGGATAATGCTTTGAAGAAAGTCACACCGTTAAGCATCAGCCGGTTGTGGGTGCTGACATAGGAATAGACTTGCGGCGTGACACTCTTAACTCCCAGCGTCAATGTATCCTGATTGGCAGCATAACCACCTTCCCAGTATTCAACCGAACTATCACGTTTTTCAATCTGAACCGCAAAAGTGTAACTGGAACTGAGTGTCAGATGTATCGAAGTGAAGTCCTGAGACGAGTCTTCCGGATCGGCATTCACCAGATACCAGTCACCAAGCAGAAAGGGAAAATCAAACTGAGTAAGGTCGTTCTTATTACTACTACTGAATAATGTACTACTGAGCACTGTTCCCGAACAAACAAGGCAAAAAACAGCAACATACCATTTCATATTTCTCATCATCAGACAAAACTCCCCACTTTTTTCTTTAAGCTTAGGTTCCATATACTGATAAAGCGAACAATTCCATGATTAAGTCATGACTTGTCGGGGGAACATCAGATTTTCGGGAAGAAATGTTTGAAAACACAAAAGAAAAACGCGCCTTTCAGCGCGTTTTCAATCAAATATCCATCAGATATGCTTAAGAAGAACCCAGGTAGACCATATCCACCGTAATCGCAACGGCCTCATCCAGATAAGCATCTGGTGCCACATAGTCTTTCGGTACATCTTCCAGTTTAGTGTAAGGTTTATGCCCTTCACTTTTCTGACGCAGATTAATCCGTTTCAGCGTCAGTGCATCTGCGGCATCAGCTTCACGGTGTCTGACTGCTTCATTCAGAGAAAGTAAATTATCATCTTTCTCTTGCTTATATTTGGCAATATCTTCCGCAATAAACTGAAATTCCATATCTTTTGCGATCCGCTTTTCATGGCGCTTTTGCAGCATCTGGATCAACTTTTTATAATGATGAACTTTGCTGTATTCAGCTTTACCGATGCTGTCCCAGGGTAAAGCATTATCTTCAACACTTTCTCCGGTTTCACTCGGGTCAACCGCCGTCGGAAACGCAATGTCAGGAGCAACGCCCTTATCCTGCGTACTGCCACCATTGATACGATAGAATTTCTGAATCGTGTACTGAATATATCCCAATGGCTCACTGAATAAATCATAGATACCATTCAGCGAATAGTGTTGCTGAACAGTTCCTTTACCATAGGAATTCTCACCCAGAATAACCGCCCGATCATAATCCTGCATGGCCGCGGCAAATATTTCAGAAGCTGAAGCACTGTAACGGTTAATCAAGACAGTTAACGGACCATCATAGCTGCTCTTGTCATCAGTATCACTGTTAATATTTACCCGTCCCCGGCTATCACGAACCTGCACAACCGGACCTTTCTGAATAAACAGACCAGTCAATCCTGTTGCTTCGGTCAATGCACCGCCACCATTATTTCGCAGATCAACAATTACACCATCGATATGCTGCTGTTTGAATTCACTCAGCAACTTATCGGTATCCCGGGAAAGGCCGACATAAAAACTGGGAACCTCAAGTACACCAATTTTTTTACCATCCCGTTCAATTACTTTTGATTTCACCGCCCGGTCTTCCAGACGAATCTTATCACGGGTAATAGTGACAACGTAACTCTTAGCGTTTTTGCCTTCAGGAAGCACCTGCAGTTTAACAATCGTGCCTTTCGGTCCCTTGATCAACTGCACGACATCATCCAGACGCCATCCAATCACATCAACGATATCTTTACCTTCCTGACCAACACCGATAATCCGATCACCTTCGGCAAGCTTATTACTCTTATCGGCAGGCCCGCCGGCAACCAATGAACGAATAACCGTATAGTCATCCGTCAATTGTAACACCGCACCAATACCTTCCAGTGACAGATTCATTTCAGACTTAAACTGCTCTGCACTACGGGGAGAAAGATAACTGGTATGCGGATCGATCTGACGGGCAAATGCATTCATATACAGCTGGAACACATCTTCACTATGCGTCTGGGTCAAACGTTTAATGGCATTGTTATAGCGTTTCGTAAGCGTTTCTTTAATTTCCGGCCATTTTTTTCCGGCTAATTTCAAATTCAACGCGTCATATTTTACCCGCTTGCGCCATAAGTCATCCAATTCCTGCTGACTCTTAGGCCAAGCCTCCTTGGAACGATCCAATTCGATGGATTCATCGGTGTCAAATTTGATCTCATGATCCAATAACGAAAGCGCATATTTAAATCGCTCGTATCGTTTTTTAACCGAGATGTTATACACATCAAAAGCAATCTGATCGCTACCTGAATTCAGTTGATCATCCAATTCAACCGACCACTGTTTAAAACCATCAATATCTTTTTGAGTAAAGATATTACGGTTGTAATCCAATAGTCCGAGATAACGCTGAAATATCTTTTTGGAAAAATCATCATCCAGATAGATATGCTTATAATGCGATTGGGTAAATTTATTCTTAACCCGTTCCGTCGCAAGCGAATGCTGTTTTTCGGGAGCAAGAACGGGAAGATCTGATTCACTGATTGAAGGCGCTGAGGCTTGAACAGAAGAGACTGCCAGCCATAGGCCAGCAGCAATTAATGTCAGTTTTGAACGGCATTTCATGCGTAGGAGGTTCTCCTTTATGCGCGCAAGTGCTCCGCTTTTACAACCATTTGCAGGCCATTTCCAAGCTGTACGCGCACATCTTCCTTATTGATCTCAACAATGGTCGCAGCCATGTTGCCTTTACCCATATTTACTTTAACCTGACGACCAACACTTAGCTCATCAACCTTCAAAGCACGGGCTTGTACAGTTTTTTCCTGAACTCGTTTTGCAGTTTTCGCCTTAGGATTCGGTTTCTTGGCCTTAGGCTGAGAATTCTTTTCCTGCTTTTGTTTTTCTTTACGGCGAGCCTGAACTTTCGCTTTGCTCTCGGCCAGCGTATTCTGGGCATGCTCGACATGTTCCTGCTCTAATGTACCACACGGGTTCCCATCTAAGTCAACTCGTTCTGCGCCGGGTTTCACACCATGCAGATAACGCCATGAAGAAGTATATTGTCTCAACGCAGCACGAAGCTGAGTCTTACTCACCTTCGGATCACCTTCCAAGCGTTCAACAAGATCTTGAAAAATACCAATTTTCAGTGGTTTTGCTTCACCTTCCAGAGTAAAGCATTTTGGGAAACATTCAGCAATATATGCAATCACTTCTTTGCTGTTTTTTAACTTTTCAGTGTTTTCCATGTGGGTTCCTGGTTATTACGGTTCTATTCCGTAAGACATGAAGATATCAATGTTCGGGTATTATAGTGTTCTGAATCGGAAAAACCACCGTCAGACTATAAATAATGACGCGTTAGTCTGTGAATTAAACAGCTTTTCTACATGATTCATCATTTCTGTCAAACCTTGTGCATCAATCTCAGAAAATCGTCCCTGAATCGGACTATCGATATCAAGAACGCCGATCAGTTGACCATTGGCAGAAAATGGAATGACAAGTTCAGAACGACTGGCTGCATCGCAGGCGATATGTCCTTCAAACTGATGAACATCATCAATACGTTGTACACTTGAGGTCTGGATTGCAGTTCCGCACACGCCCCGTCCTACCGGAATTCGGATGCAGGCTGGTTTGCCCTGAAACGGCCCCAGAATTAATTCATCATCCCGTAACAGATAAAACCCGACCCAATTGATATCAGTCAGTTCCATATTGAGAAGTGCGGATAAATTTGCCAGATTGGCGATCAAGTCGGTTTCAGCCCCAATCAACGCCACAGCTTGCTTTGTTAAAAGTCGGTACTGCTCAATTCCCATAAATTTTTCCATCGTTATACAATTTCTGCATCATCAGCAGAGAAATTAATCCCAGAGCGGCTCACTTATTTTCTGATAATACTCATTTTCTGACAATTCCGGTAAAACTGTCTTTGAAGCTAAGCGGGTCTGTTTCTGACTGATTGATAATAAAAACGAAAATTAACACCCATGTTACTTTGATGCAAATACATCCATATCCCTCAATAACCTAATGGTGCAATTTCATGCCAAGCTACTTTATAATACAACTTCTACCAGCCAGTGCGCTTCCGGTGGACTGAGCACTATCATCATATGGATATGGAGCCTTGGCGTGAAAGAAACAAACTCATCGTCTATGGATTACCCACTCAGGCACTGCCATGGCTGCGAACTTCCGGTCATCACCCCTCCCGTTCAACGGGGAAAAAATGCCTATTGCCCCCGCTGCGGAACACAACTTTATCGCGGAGGGCAGCCTTCCTTTTCCGGAAATCTGGCACTTGC includes these proteins:
- the pepN gene encoding aminopeptidase N, with the protein product MASTLQAKYRKDYQSPSHTITDINLTFDLHESQTRVVAISQVKQLQQTNQLILDGENMELVSVQVNQQPWSHYQVVDTTLELNDLPAEFELQIETLINPAENTALEGLYLSDGAFCTQCEAEGFRRITYYLDRPDVLARYTTTIIAPQNYPYLLSNGNKVEEGVTEDGKSWVRWEDPHPKPSYLFALVAGDFDVLRDSYQTVSGRNVALEIFVDKGNLDRAHHAMRSLINAMKWDEQRFGLEYDLDIYMVVAVDFFNMGAMENKGLNVFNSKFVLANDQTATDNDYLGIEAVIGHEYFHNWTGNRVTCRDWFQLSLKEGLTVFRDQEFSSDLGSRAVNRIHNVRIIRGPQFAEDASPMSHPIRPEKVIEMNNFYTLTVYEKGSEVIRMIHTLLGESNFQKGMKLYFERHDGTAATCEDFVSAMEDASGVDLKQFRLWYSQSGTPELRVSSVYHEADKTFTLSVRQHTASTADQKEKQALHIPLGIEIYDQQGNIIELQCNGKAVSDVLDITETEQSFVFESVTSQPIVSLLRDFSAPVKLVYDYRDEELAFLMVHAKNEFARWDAGQMLIGKYIRSNIERVQQEQSVELPESVIDAFRGVLLDPSLEHAFIAEMLALPNHNEVSGWFDSVDVDAIESVLHSIKISLGQELQDEFSALYHSLKQDEYTIEHPAIGQRSLRNTCLSYLALTEQGESLVQAQYQNANNMTDTMAAMSAANQAELTCRETLMDDYSAKWKHDGLVMDKWFALQGTNPAKDTLTVIQNAMNHEAFTLKNPNRIRSLIGSFLNQNPARFHDKSGAGYRFAGEILQKLNATNPQVASRLVDPLLKYKRYDETRQKLMKQELEALLNMDDLAKDLYEKVTKALEA
- a CDS encoding DUF2835 domain-containing protein, which encodes MKYFYFSIHIPYQEYLAHYSGSASHIVVRTDNGLTLQLPATHFRPYLTQFGLKGRFRLTTDEQHKFQRLELI
- the proQ gene encoding RNA chaperone ProQ codes for the protein MENTEKLKNSKEVIAYIAECFPKCFTLEGEAKPLKIGIFQDLVERLEGDPKVSKTQLRAALRQYTSSWRYLHGVKPGAERVDLDGNPCGTLEQEHVEHAQNTLAESKAKVQARRKEKQKQEKNSQPKAKKPNPKAKTAKRVQEKTVQARALKVDELSVGRQVKVNMGKGNMAATIVEINKEDVRVQLGNGLQMVVKAEHLRA
- the prc gene encoding carboxy terminal-processing peptidase, giving the protein MKCRSKLTLIAAGLWLAVSSVQASAPSISESDLPVLAPEKQHSLATERVKNKFTQSHYKHIYLDDDFSKKIFQRYLGLLDYNRNIFTQKDIDGFKQWSVELDDQLNSGSDQIAFDVYNISVKKRYERFKYALSLLDHEIKFDTDESIELDRSKEAWPKSQQELDDLWRKRVKYDALNLKLAGKKWPEIKETLTKRYNNAIKRLTQTHSEDVFQLYMNAFARQIDPHTSYLSPRSAEQFKSEMNLSLEGIGAVLQLTDDYTVIRSLVAGGPADKSNKLAEGDRIIGVGQEGKDIVDVIGWRLDDVVQLIKGPKGTIVKLQVLPEGKNAKSYVVTITRDKIRLEDRAVKSKVIERDGKKIGVLEVPSFYVGLSRDTDKLLSEFKQQHIDGVIVDLRNNGGGALTEATGLTGLFIQKGPVVQVRDSRGRVNINSDTDDKSSYDGPLTVLINRYSASASEIFAAAMQDYDRAVILGENSYGKGTVQQHYSLNGIYDLFSEPLGYIQYTIQKFYRINGGSTQDKGVAPDIAFPTAVDPSETGESVEDNALPWDSIGKAEYSKVHHYKKLIQMLQKRHEKRIAKDMEFQFIAEDIAKYKQEKDDNLLSLNEAVRHREADAADALTLKRINLRQKSEGHKPYTKLEDVPKDYVAPDAYLDEAVAITVDMVYLGSS
- a CDS encoding NAD-glutamate dehydrogenase, producing MGSRDTLQPVLVEKVFQLIQTKLDSEQHTVVKQLAQHLFNNISQDDLINRTESDLYGAVISLWHHLNEAKITEQSVKVFNPVVSKHGWQSTHTIIEVVVPDTPFLVDSIKMVLSRLDLACHLMLHGPAPIQRDNNDKILSIGQGEGELHSMFHIEVDRLTDSQKIKHLHDEIIRVIADTSLVVRDWTPMVKQLNHVIQQLEKQKKQIPIDAERFSETIEFLRWLANHNFTFMGYKEYDLIDTVEGGELRPTDDAGLGLFSDPARVRGVKLSDFSDSARLEATKPFLLILTKGNGQSRIHRPAYTDYVGIKKFDKNGKVIGEHRFTGLYTSAVYNQTIGSIPLIREKAGRILAASGYREGAYSYKALHNILENYPRDELLQASEEELLEVGMGVVQMQDRDLLRLFVRKDPFGRFFSCMVYVSRDRHTTELRKKTQAVLADYFESKQPVDYTVYFSESPLARTHYIVRVDNNNMDIDVKKIEQNLMEASTSWDDRLSEAIVANLGESKGLPLSKEYMRAFPRSYKEAMMPGTAVADIERLESLSEDHKLGMLFYRPQEEDSSSKVVKLKLYHRDEPIHLSDVMPMLENLGLRVIGESPYEVDKTNGQTYWILDFSMLHKTEMAIDIRESRDRFQQAFAAIWRGELDNDGFNRLVLSASLTGREVSILRSYARYMRQVGFPFSQQYIEDTLNHYPQLAKGLVELFAERFNPALDEQKRERTFEKQVNDISAQLEDVESLDDDRILRRYMEMIQATLRTNYFQTDAHGQPKPWLSMKLSPRDIPDIPAPVPAYEIFVYAPDIEGVHLRGGKVARGGLRWSDRQEDFRTEILGLVKAQQVKNTVIVPVGAKGGFICKKQYLFSNRDEIFAEGQRCYRQFIQGLLDITDNIKEGEVIPPVDVVRHDPDDPYLVVAADKGTATFSDIANSVSEAYGFWLGDAFASGGSNGYDHKAMGITAKGGWESVKRHFRELGIDCQTSEFTAVGIGDMAGDVFGNGMLLSQHTRLLAAFNHLHIFLDPDPDTEKSWQERDRLFKLPRSSWEDYDQKLISKGGGIFSRKAKSITLSSEVRAMLQTDQKRMAPNDLIRLILKMDVDLLWNGGIGTYVKAAQETDADVGDRANDAVRINGIDLQAKIVGEGGNLGMTQLGRIEYALKGGRVNTDFVDNVGGVDCSDNEVNIKIFLNTLVAHGELTVKKRNQLLQSMQDEVGDIVLADAYQQAESISVTEVQGVSLVKEQIRFIHTLEKSGSLDRGLEYLPDDETLLEREKREVGLTRPELSVLIAYGKMVLKEQLADDRIANDSYHAEQLIQYFPSELRRNYTELLPTHPLRSEIIATALANQMVNEMGCNFVSRLQEETGAGVVEITNAYCAARDIYNLDQIMEKVRLLDNQATTMAQYEVLGFVRRILRRLSRWILRNHMGKKSVNELIDLYKDDVQQIALHLNEVLVGREVSDHDALASRWIGQGIDEDVAHYVSRLSSLNSALDICIVAKEKGITVQQTAKLYFHLGVRLSLHWFLQQINHQAVDNNWQALARAAFREDLDWQQRQLTSQVLSCGCLGESFDEIQLLDQWIEGNNTALQRWENILNEFKVGAVHEFAKFSVALRELALLNLNCSANE
- a CDS encoding GAF domain-containing protein, with product MGIEQYRLLTKQAVALIGAETDLIANLANLSALLNMELTDINWVGFYLLRDDELILGPFQGKPACIRIPVGRGVCGTAIQTSSVQRIDDVHQFEGHIACDAASRSELVIPFSANGQLIGVLDIDSPIQGRFSEIDAQGLTEMMNHVEKLFNSQTNASLFIV